One window from the genome of Bacillus kexueae encodes:
- the cobS gene encoding adenosylcobinamide-GDP ribazoletransferase: MGKSWTGLLIAFQFFTIIPIRKNFPLDDKRLAGAVASLPLVGAFIGGVGSLILWFLHTFTDLSSLFMSLLFFFSFFVMTGGIHLDGWVDMSDGYFSYRERSRRLEIMKDPRVGTFGVVSLLFLLAFKWVFSYEIIEDLSNDTFLLFALVPFLSRLVMGGILLHSPLAKNEGLAALFQQAASKTIWIYYGIYIFLFVLVITLTSVNLIVPIAFLFVGSVVCFVGFYNFCKRAFGGITGDTLGATVEGTEALLWMIIWLLH; the protein is encoded by the coding sequence ATGGGTAAGAGCTGGACAGGCCTCTTGATTGCCTTTCAATTTTTTACAATCATTCCGATTCGAAAAAACTTCCCGCTAGACGATAAGCGATTAGCTGGAGCAGTTGCTTCCCTTCCACTTGTCGGGGCTTTTATAGGAGGAGTGGGTAGTCTCATTTTATGGTTTCTTCACACGTTTACGGACCTTTCTTCTCTTTTCATGAGTCTCTTATTTTTCTTTTCGTTTTTTGTCATGACGGGAGGAATTCATCTTGACGGATGGGTGGATATGAGTGATGGGTATTTTTCGTATCGTGAGCGCTCAAGGCGGTTAGAAATTATGAAAGATCCAAGGGTTGGAACATTTGGGGTAGTATCATTACTTTTTTTACTTGCTTTTAAATGGGTGTTTAGCTATGAAATCATCGAAGATTTATCAAATGATACGTTTCTTTTATTTGCGCTTGTGCCCTTTTTATCCCGTCTTGTGATGGGGGGAATCTTACTTCATAGCCCCTTAGCGAAAAACGAAGGGCTTGCGGCGCTCTTTCAACAAGCCGCTTCGAAAACGATTTGGATTTATTACGGGATTTATATTTTTTTATTCGTCCTTGTCATCACATTAACTTCTGTGAACTTGATTGTTCCAATAGCTTTTCTCTTTGTGGGGAGTGTCGTCTGTTTTGTAGGATTTTATAACTTTTGTAAAAGAGCTTTCGGTGGCATTACTGGTGATACATTAGGGGCCACGGTCGAAGGGACTGAAGCTTTGTTATGGATGATTATTTGGTTATTACATTAA
- a CDS encoding cobyric acid synthase, protein MNGLMIQGTASDVGKSLICTALCTILHQRGYKVTPFKSQNMSNNSYVTKDGKEIGRAQGIQAEAANIEASVEMNPILLKPQSDEKAEIVLLGKRYQSLGGREYRDTFYEKGLEVIQSSLAKLSEQFEAVVIEGAGSPVEINLNDRELVNMKVAEIADVPVILVADIDRGGVFASIIGTLTLLSETERKRVKGIIINKFRGDQSLFESGRKWLEEKTGIPVLGVIPYVDHAISGEDSLSISARFQSQEVSEIDIAVMKLPYISNYTDAEPFLFEEGVSVRMVSTLSEFGNPDAVIIPGTKSTISDLHSLRASGLEQRIKTFVQSGGTIVGICGGYQMLSKQLIDEYGTDTGISGYNTAGFNLIPAVTTFSQWKKTIQTEGTTHPLSGFSSLPVRGYEIHLGQTMFQGPHTPLLMVENEAEGVSIEDGCILGTYVHNLFHNDLFRTAWLNKLRGRKGLPEQKMVSMEKEKMNQYENLAAHVEKHLDVQKLLEIMTAWREQHG, encoded by the coding sequence ATGAACGGATTGATGATTCAAGGGACGGCTTCTGATGTGGGAAAAAGCCTCATTTGTACTGCCCTTTGTACCATTCTTCATCAACGGGGATACAAAGTAACCCCTTTTAAATCGCAAAACATGTCGAACAATTCATATGTCACAAAGGATGGAAAAGAAATTGGCCGAGCGCAAGGAATACAAGCTGAAGCCGCAAATATTGAAGCATCGGTTGAAATGAATCCGATCTTATTAAAGCCACAAAGCGATGAAAAAGCGGAGATTGTTCTGCTTGGTAAGCGCTATCAATCGTTAGGTGGACGGGAATATCGGGACACGTTTTATGAAAAAGGGTTGGAAGTCATCCAATCCTCTTTAGCGAAATTAAGCGAACAATTTGAAGCTGTCGTCATTGAAGGGGCCGGTAGCCCAGTTGAAATTAATTTGAACGACCGGGAGCTTGTTAACATGAAAGTAGCCGAGATAGCGGATGTCCCGGTCATTTTAGTGGCTGACATTGACCGAGGGGGCGTGTTTGCCAGCATCATCGGAACGTTAACTCTTCTAAGTGAAACAGAACGAAAACGGGTAAAAGGAATCATAATTAATAAATTTCGGGGTGATCAATCATTATTTGAATCCGGTCGAAAGTGGTTGGAAGAGAAGACGGGTATTCCTGTATTAGGCGTTATTCCGTATGTTGACCATGCAATTAGCGGAGAAGATTCATTATCGATTTCGGCTCGCTTTCAATCGCAGGAAGTAAGTGAAATCGATATTGCAGTGATGAAGCTTCCGTATATCTCGAACTATACAGATGCTGAACCTTTTTTATTTGAAGAGGGGGTATCGGTTCGAATGGTTTCTACGTTAAGTGAGTTTGGAAATCCAGATGCGGTGATCATTCCCGGAACGAAAAGTACGATTTCCGATTTACATTCGTTACGGGCCTCAGGCTTGGAGCAACGTATCAAAACATTTGTGCAAAGCGGTGGAACCATCGTTGGCATTTGTGGTGGTTACCAGATGCTTTCCAAACAGTTAATTGATGAATACGGAACAGATACCGGAATAAGCGGATACAATACAGCAGGTTTCAACCTTATTCCAGCAGTGACGACTTTTTCACAATGGAAAAAAACGATTCAAACAGAAGGAACGACACACCCATTAAGTGGATTTTCAAGTTTACCAGTTCGTGGGTATGAAATTCACCTCGGACAAACGATGTTTCAAGGACCTCACACTCCTTTATTAATGGTAGAAAATGAAGCGGAAGGAGTCTCGATAGAAGACGGGTGTATCCTTGGAACTTACGTACATAACCTTTTCCATAATGATTTATTCCGAACAGCTTGGCTCAATAAGCTTAGGGGAAGAAAAGGACTTCCGGAACAAAAGATGGTCTCAATGGAGAAGGAGAAGATGAATCAGTATGAAAACCTCGCTGCTCATGTCGAGAAACATTTAGACGTTCAAAAGCTTCTAGAGATTATGACCGCATGGAGGGAGCAGCATGGGTAA
- a CDS encoding bifunctional adenosylcobinamide kinase/adenosylcobinamide-phosphate guanylyltransferase, translated as MMVFVTGGVRSGKSSWAERFCIERAKQKMSPVHYVATSAIVDSEMEQRILLHQKRRVQSGIEWKTIEQQQHIREVTAHLTGDEIVLIDCLTNLVNNEMFADMRTYEQIEYQDELIRSIAKELHEIDQASDTLVIVSNELAFDTNRFPMVHSFIRVLNKLHQHLVHHSTLSVMMEAGIPIWKKGVWHERIDDSRDGF; from the coding sequence ATGATGGTGTTTGTAACCGGTGGGGTTCGAAGTGGGAAAAGTTCGTGGGCTGAGCGCTTTTGTATCGAACGAGCGAAACAGAAGATGAGCCCAGTTCATTACGTCGCCACGTCAGCCATCGTCGATTCTGAAATGGAACAGCGCATTTTGCTCCATCAAAAACGTCGGGTACAATCAGGCATCGAGTGGAAAACGATCGAACAACAGCAGCATATTCGCGAAGTGACCGCACATTTAACAGGAGATGAAATCGTCTTAATCGACTGCTTAACGAACCTCGTGAACAATGAAATGTTTGCTGACATGAGAACGTATGAACAAATTGAATATCAAGATGAACTGATTCGTTCGATTGCAAAGGAGTTGCATGAAATTGATCAAGCAAGTGACACGCTTGTCATCGTTTCTAATGAACTTGCCTTTGATACGAATCGTTTCCCGATGGTTCATTCTTTTATTCGTGTACTTAATAAACTGCATCAACACCTCGTTCATCATAGTACGTTATCAGTCATGATGGAGGCAGGCATTCCTATTTGGAAGAAAGGAGTATGGCATGAACGGATTGATGATTCAAGGGACGGCTTCTGA
- the cobD gene encoding threonine-phosphate decarboxylase CobD: MEWPSHGSNPSYLYESLNLPIPQSMIDFSVNINPYGTPRSIIERWRNFYDIIHDYPDPKSLSLRQAIAEKENVPIETVFVGNGAAEVIHLLANTLLEKQKVIIVEPTFSEYGKACAKVDSSVISHIVTEANGWKLKADELIEQLEGVKGIFICNPNNPTGTVHEKQELLKLIKACHERHVLVFIDEAFVDFSVEDVSMKSHRATFPNVIILRSLTKMYAIAGLRLGYCLADKSIVQRLEQAQVEWSVNALAQQIGELCLKDEAFVTDTKMKIATERMRLFPLLREYGFRISDSRVNYYLMKHESISSEEWLTYLLKKGIVARHTMNFRGLKGDYLRFSIRTKEENDRLLEVIQERCSS; this comes from the coding sequence TTGGAATGGCCGTCGCATGGATCCAATCCTTCTTATTTATATGAATCTCTTAATCTCCCAATTCCACAATCAATGATCGATTTCAGTGTAAACATCAACCCATATGGAACACCACGATCGATTATCGAACGTTGGCGTAATTTTTATGACATCATTCATGACTATCCAGACCCGAAAAGCCTGTCATTACGTCAAGCGATTGCCGAAAAAGAAAACGTTCCAATTGAAACGGTGTTTGTCGGAAATGGCGCAGCGGAAGTGATTCATTTACTCGCTAACACACTTCTAGAAAAACAAAAGGTAATCATTGTCGAACCGACATTTTCAGAATACGGAAAGGCTTGTGCAAAAGTGGATAGTTCCGTCATTTCTCATATCGTAACGGAAGCGAACGGGTGGAAGTTGAAAGCAGATGAACTCATTGAACAATTAGAAGGGGTAAAGGGCATTTTTATTTGCAACCCGAATAATCCAACCGGAACGGTGCATGAAAAACAAGAGCTGTTAAAGCTGATAAAGGCTTGTCACGAACGACATGTACTTGTATTCATTGATGAGGCATTTGTTGATTTTTCCGTTGAGGATGTTTCGATGAAATCACATCGTGCGACCTTTCCGAATGTAATCATCTTACGTTCTTTAACGAAAATGTATGCGATAGCTGGTCTTCGTTTAGGGTATTGCTTGGCGGATAAATCAATTGTTCAACGTCTTGAACAAGCACAGGTGGAATGGAGTGTCAATGCACTTGCCCAACAAATAGGTGAGCTCTGTTTAAAAGATGAGGCATTCGTGACAGATACGAAAATGAAAATCGCAACGGAACGAATGCGTCTATTTCCTTTATTAAGAGAATATGGCTTTCGCATTTCCGATAGTCGGGTGAATTATTATTTAATGAAGCATGAATCAATCTCCTCCGAAGAGTGGTTGACGTATTTATTAAAAAAGGGAATTGTTGCACGGCACACGATGAATTTCCGAGGACTAAAGGGAGATTACTTACGCTTTTCTATTCGGACGAAAGAAGAAAACGACCGTTTACTCGAAGTTATTCAAGAAAGGTGTTCGTCATGA
- the cbiB gene encoding adenosylcobinamide-phosphate synthase CbiB, translating into MMTHVLIVVLAYLLDKWMGDPKHLPHPVRWMGSFIGFLESKWNRNRYQTSLGFLMLITVSVVFTASAMILVYVSYRLHLAIGIVVEMVLLTFMIAEKSLKDAAMDVYEPLSQNQLPQAREKLSWIVGRDTETLTEGEIVRGTVETVAENTSDSVIAPLFWAFIGGAPLAVLYRVANTADAMVGYTSPRYRQFGFAAAKWDDFLNYIPSRLTAVLMIFVNRSDQTKRQCFRLLKRDAKKHPSPNSGFPETAMAALLGIQLGGTNTYKGIISKRARLGDALKALKAVHICESVRMMQRTNTSFVLGGGIVGMAVAWIQSFLFI; encoded by the coding sequence ATGATGACGCACGTGCTTATTGTTGTGTTGGCATATTTACTTGATAAGTGGATGGGGGACCCGAAGCATCTGCCGCATCCTGTGAGGTGGATGGGATCATTCATAGGGTTTTTAGAATCAAAATGGAATCGCAATCGTTACCAAACATCGCTCGGCTTTTTAATGCTGATTACGGTATCCGTTGTTTTTACAGCTTCAGCCATGATACTTGTATACGTATCGTATCGCCTTCATTTGGCTATTGGCATCGTGGTCGAAATGGTTTTATTGACGTTTATGATTGCCGAAAAAAGCTTAAAGGACGCGGCGATGGATGTGTATGAGCCACTCTCGCAAAATCAGCTACCACAAGCGCGTGAAAAGCTTTCCTGGATTGTCGGACGCGATACGGAAACGCTAACGGAAGGGGAAATTGTGAGAGGAACGGTGGAAACGGTCGCAGAAAATACGAGCGATTCAGTTATTGCGCCGTTATTTTGGGCGTTTATTGGAGGAGCTCCACTCGCCGTGTTGTACCGTGTTGCCAACACAGCCGATGCAATGGTCGGGTACACGAGTCCGAGGTATAGACAATTTGGTTTTGCCGCAGCAAAATGGGATGACTTTTTAAATTATATCCCGAGTCGATTAACGGCTGTTCTCATGATTTTTGTGAACCGTTCAGATCAAACAAAGCGTCAATGTTTCCGTCTGCTTAAGCGGGATGCGAAAAAACACCCAAGTCCAAACAGCGGCTTTCCAGAAACAGCCATGGCTGCACTCTTAGGGATTCAATTAGGAGGAACGAATACCTATAAAGGAATTATTTCAAAACGAGCGCGACTTGGGGATGCGCTTAAAGCATTAAAAGCAGTCCACATTTGTGAAAGTGTCCGAATGATGCAGCGAACGAATACTAGTTTTGTACTTGGAGGTGGAATCGTTGGAATGGCCGTCGCATGGATCCAATCCTTCTTATTTATATGA
- a CDS encoding adenosylcobinamide amidohydrolase, translated as MLQVENISGGYHGETIVHDLNFTVEKGEFFGILGPNGSGKTTLLKMISGLISVKTGTISLEDKPLSHFSAKQLAKKVAVLPQMQSASFEYTVKETVSLGRYPFQKGLFKQWTEKDEKVVTEAMAITEIEAYANHRLSELSGGEKQRVFLAQALAQEPVLLLLDEPTNHLDISHQKQLLDHLKEWSIQKGLTVISIFHDLNLASLYCDRLLLMKDGRQMALDDPNHVVEEKLIERVYETSVKKRPHPELPKPQVMIAHPFQEENKTVFRSSDIAVSNEIISLQLPKPLKTLSSGVIGAGFGWYRSFVNRHVPKNYKCDDVKSEMEMYLQKHHFHPKETVGMMTAANLTDVAIDEWSDGEIKVVVVVTAGVSNAVNVAECEKHVFESYAGTINTWVLIEGNLSDEAFIQAVMTATEAKAKAMADEKIKDTVTNTIATGTSTDSILIAATQQGETIDYAGTITKAGKLIGKGVYECTVRALLAYKRRMIP; from the coding sequence ATGTTACAAGTGGAGAACATTTCAGGAGGATATCACGGGGAAACGATTGTTCATGACCTTAACTTTACGGTAGAGAAGGGAGAGTTTTTCGGTATTTTAGGTCCGAATGGAAGCGGAAAGACAACTTTACTAAAAATGATCAGCGGGCTCATTTCGGTGAAAACAGGAACCATTTCATTAGAAGATAAGCCTTTATCACATTTTTCGGCGAAACAATTGGCTAAAAAAGTCGCAGTCTTGCCGCAAATGCAAAGCGCTTCGTTCGAATACACCGTGAAAGAAACGGTGTCCCTCGGTCGCTATCCGTTTCAAAAAGGATTATTTAAACAATGGACGGAAAAGGATGAGAAGGTTGTAACGGAGGCAATGGCCATTACGGAAATTGAGGCGTATGCCAATCATCGCTTAAGTGAATTAAGCGGCGGAGAAAAACAGCGCGTGTTTTTAGCGCAAGCCCTCGCGCAAGAACCTGTTCTCTTATTGTTAGACGAACCGACGAACCACTTGGATATCTCCCATCAAAAACAACTTCTTGATCACTTAAAAGAGTGGTCCATTCAAAAAGGGTTAACGGTTATATCTATCTTCCATGATTTAAACTTAGCGAGCTTGTATTGCGACCGGTTGTTATTGATGAAAGATGGCAGGCAAATGGCTCTGGATGACCCCAATCATGTCGTGGAGGAAAAGCTCATCGAACGAGTATACGAAACGTCTGTGAAAAAGCGACCACATCCTGAGTTGCCAAAGCCACAAGTAATGATTGCTCATCCGTTTCAAGAAGAAAATAAGACCGTTTTTCGCTCAAGCGATATTGCTGTGTCGAATGAAATCATTTCTCTTCAATTACCGAAACCGTTGAAAACACTCTCTTCTGGAGTGATTGGAGCTGGGTTTGGTTGGTATCGTTCGTTTGTCAATCGTCACGTCCCAAAAAATTACAAATGCGATGACGTCAAAAGTGAGATGGAGATGTATTTACAAAAGCACCATTTTCATCCGAAGGAGACAGTCGGCATGATGACAGCTGCAAACCTCACTGATGTGGCCATCGATGAATGGAGCGATGGTGAAATTAAGGTCGTTGTAGTAGTAACCGCAGGTGTCAGCAATGCGGTTAATGTTGCGGAATGCGAAAAGCATGTGTTTGAAAGCTATGCGGGAACGATTAACACATGGGTGTTGATTGAAGGAAATTTATCGGATGAAGCGTTTATCCAAGCGGTCATGACCGCAACTGAAGCGAAAGCAAAAGCGATGGCCGATGAAAAAATAAAAGACACGGTCACAAACACGATTGCTACAGGAACCTCAACCGATAGCATCTTAATTGCTGCCACGCAACAAGGAGAAACGATTGACTATGCAGGTACGATTACGAAAGCAGGAAAGTTAATCGGAAAAGGGGTTTATGAATGTACAGTTCGCGCCCTTTTAGCCTATAAAAGGCGGATGATACCATGA
- a CDS encoding FecCD family ABC transporter permease, translating to MQKPSIQTFLQTNKIMPYGIVSIFFVVSLLISISIGTIHIPVRTILDIFSHALFETELLPTTEKMHENIVLDIRLPRVLLAGLVGASLALAGAAFQGLLQNPLADPYTLGISSGASLGAVFVLFFGIQIPFLGQLTLPFISIVTGFITLFIVLVFTQMIERSMKMETIILTGIITSSFLSAFISLMIALTGEELRQIITWLLGSVSMRGWEYVQLIAPFFFIGSILLVFQGTTLNALSFGEEKAHYLGVDTRKKKLFILFAASILTGAAVAVSGTIGFVGLVIPHLIRLLFGPDHRHLLPLSMLFGAAFLMCADLVARTIISPTELPIGVITALIGAPIFAIILIRQRVERRG from the coding sequence TTGCAAAAGCCATCTATCCAGACGTTTTTGCAAACGAATAAAATCATGCCGTATGGTATCGTGTCGATATTTTTCGTCGTGTCGTTGTTGATTTCGATATCAATCGGGACCATTCATATTCCAGTGCGTACGATATTAGATATATTTTCACACGCCCTGTTTGAAACTGAATTGCTGCCGACGACTGAAAAAATGCACGAAAATATCGTGTTGGACATACGGTTACCACGCGTATTATTGGCGGGTCTTGTTGGGGCTTCTTTAGCCCTTGCAGGAGCCGCCTTTCAAGGATTATTGCAAAATCCACTTGCCGACCCATACACGCTAGGGATTTCATCAGGCGCATCTTTAGGTGCTGTTTTCGTTTTGTTTTTTGGGATTCAAATTCCCTTTTTAGGACAACTAACTCTCCCATTTATAAGCATTGTGACAGGGTTTATTACTCTTTTCATCGTGTTAGTTTTTACGCAAATGATTGAGCGTTCGATGAAAATGGAAACGATTATTTTAACAGGAATTATTACGAGTTCCTTTTTAAGTGCATTTATTTCTTTAATGATTGCGTTAACGGGTGAAGAGTTACGACAGATTATTACATGGTTATTAGGAAGCGTGTCGATGCGCGGATGGGAGTACGTTCAATTAATTGCGCCGTTTTTTTTCATTGGCTCGATTCTTTTAGTTTTCCAAGGAACTACCCTCAATGCCTTGTCGTTTGGGGAAGAGAAAGCTCATTATTTAGGGGTGGATACGCGGAAGAAAAAGCTATTCATCTTGTTTGCGGCATCTATTTTAACAGGGGCGGCCGTTGCCGTCTCAGGTACGATCGGATTTGTCGGACTAGTCATTCCACATTTAATCAGATTGCTCTTTGGCCCTGACCACCGTCATTTATTGCCGCTTTCGATGCTCTTTGGCGCAGCGTTTTTAATGTGTGCAGACTTAGTCGCCCGAACCATTATATCACCAACGGAGCTTCCGATTGGAGTCATTACGGCTTTAATTGGCGCACCGATTTTTGCCATCATTTTAATTCGACAACGGGTAGAAAGAAGAGGATAA
- a CDS encoding ABC transporter substrate-binding protein, producing MKKLHLLLAAFLLSLSVLAGCNAANESEEPNTQNQETTENVEAAFPVTVTDALGEEVTIEEEPKQIVSLIPSNTEIAFELGLGDKVVGVTDFDNYPEEVTSIEKIGGMDFNVEKIISLQPDLVLAHASGAHNSEEGLNQLKNAGIPVFVVEDATSFEQVYKTIETIGTLTGAKDEAATVVEEMKAKVADIKAKASEIAEADQKSVFVEVDPTLYTTGKGTFMDEMLMIINAKNIIEEEGWPQVSEEAVIEKNPDVIITTYGYYTPDAVEQVLSRDGWQDVSAIQTKSVYDVNSDKVTRSGPRLVEGVEELAKAIYPDVFANE from the coding sequence ATGAAGAAGCTACATTTATTATTGGCTGCGTTTCTTTTATCGCTTTCTGTGCTAGCTGGATGTAATGCGGCTAATGAAAGCGAAGAACCAAACACACAAAATCAAGAAACGACTGAAAATGTAGAGGCAGCTTTTCCGGTAACGGTAACCGATGCACTCGGTGAAGAAGTGACAATTGAGGAAGAGCCGAAGCAAATTGTCTCGCTTATTCCGAGTAATACAGAGATTGCGTTTGAACTTGGTTTAGGCGATAAAGTGGTAGGTGTGACGGACTTTGACAACTACCCAGAAGAGGTTACGTCCATCGAAAAAATCGGTGGCATGGACTTTAATGTTGAAAAAATCATTTCGTTACAACCAGATTTAGTGTTGGCGCATGCGTCAGGTGCACATAATTCAGAAGAAGGTTTAAATCAGCTGAAAAATGCGGGCATTCCTGTGTTTGTCGTTGAAGATGCTACGTCTTTTGAGCAAGTGTACAAAACAATTGAAACAATTGGGACGCTAACAGGTGCTAAGGATGAAGCGGCGACAGTTGTGGAAGAAATGAAAGCAAAAGTAGCTGACATTAAGGCGAAAGCTTCTGAAATTGCTGAAGCTGATCAAAAGTCTGTGTTTGTCGAAGTGGACCCAACTCTTTATACAACAGGTAAAGGGACGTTCATGGATGAAATGCTAATGATCATCAATGCGAAAAACATCATTGAAGAAGAAGGATGGCCGCAAGTTTCTGAAGAAGCAGTCATTGAAAAGAATCCAGACGTCATCATTACAACGTATGGGTATTACACGCCAGATGCAGTTGAACAAGTTCTTTCACGTGATGGGTGGCAAGATGTGAGTGCAATTCAAACGAAAAGCGTATACGATGTGAATTCGGATAAAGTAACGCGTTCCGGTCCACGTCTCGTTGAAGGAGTCGAAGAGCTTGCAAAAGCCATCTATCCAGACGTTTTTGCAAACGAATAA
- a CDS encoding Ger(x)C family spore germination protein, producing MVKKWWIICCVLMLTGCGDVLDIEDTVVMLVLGIDEGKEEKYTFYQMSPVFSIEASEKSQVLEVQANSVREAAQYFDVMSNGSVVTGKIQAVILSKKLLEKEEPLPIIDYFYRDARSSANAYVVMFNGPVDDLLRLETPDKPRFGIFLNNLLKSAYQNETTADTTLALFRKKVEQKTVTPYIPELATVKDGIRVTGIALLNEKGTYVDSLDIYNSAILLILTRQVNEPVPFILELNDAEQVVSMNISNANYDYTVKESGGTFDFTVEISMDVTLEEVVTENEEAKDKKKLTKMIETEMEKKAEELIKRMQEQKIDPVGFGLYARAYEYEKWKKIEDKWFEVFSQSTVNVKPNIEIKDFGIIESAKQ from the coding sequence ATGGTTAAAAAATGGTGGATCATTTGTTGCGTTTTGATGCTTACAGGTTGTGGAGACGTATTAGACATTGAAGATACGGTCGTGATGCTCGTATTAGGCATCGATGAAGGGAAGGAAGAAAAGTATACTTTCTATCAAATGAGTCCTGTGTTCTCCATTGAAGCATCGGAAAAAAGTCAGGTGCTAGAAGTACAAGCGAATTCCGTTCGGGAAGCGGCGCAATATTTTGATGTAATGAGTAACGGATCAGTCGTAACCGGGAAAATTCAGGCTGTGATTTTGTCGAAAAAATTGTTGGAAAAGGAAGAGCCACTCCCTATTATTGACTATTTTTACCGAGATGCACGAAGTAGTGCCAATGCGTATGTCGTCATGTTTAACGGACCAGTCGATGATTTGCTACGGTTGGAAACGCCTGATAAACCGCGTTTCGGTATCTTTTTAAATAACTTACTCAAAAGTGCCTATCAAAATGAAACGACCGCCGATACAACGTTGGCGTTATTTCGGAAGAAAGTGGAACAAAAAACGGTTACCCCGTATATTCCTGAGCTTGCAACGGTGAAAGATGGGATTCGTGTAACCGGCATAGCTTTACTAAATGAAAAAGGAACGTATGTCGACTCACTAGACATATATAATAGTGCCATTCTTCTCATTTTAACGAGACAAGTGAACGAGCCTGTGCCATTTATCTTAGAGTTGAACGATGCTGAACAAGTTGTGTCTATGAATATTAGTAATGCGAACTATGATTACACCGTGAAGGAAAGTGGCGGTACGTTTGACTTTACGGTCGAAATTTCGATGGATGTCACATTAGAAGAAGTGGTTACAGAAAATGAAGAAGCAAAAGATAAAAAGAAGTTAACGAAAATGATTGAAACCGAAATGGAGAAAAAAGCAGAAGAATTGATTAAGCGGATGCAGGAACAAAAAATAGACCCAGTTGGGTTTGGCCTATACGCAAGAGCATATGAATACGAAAAGTGGAAAAAAATCGAGGACAAATGGTTTGAAGTGTTCTCACAATCAACCGTCAACGTGAAACCGAATATCGAAATTAAAGACTTTGGGATTATTGAAAGTGCGAAACAGTAG
- a CDS encoding GerAB/ArcD/ProY family transporter: MNRTMFNDITLLQYIFIINGVQVGIGVLTLPRDIAAVAQTSGWISILIGYVVSLIGSFIIITVMKQHPKDTIYDLLVRTFGKWIGRLIAFVWVVYFSIGSYIILTTTIRILVVWVLPETLYFLLVFLVLFPWVFIARNGVRIIGRYSQLIFLLTLWMPLVLLVPLKDATWLNLMPILDGNWKEVLAGVKTTIFSFLGFEVAFILYPFLKDQKKAYLGIFIANTITCIVFLQITITCFVVFNLDHLQELIWPTLSLLKPISFAFLERLEIIFLSVYMFQISTTGIPFLLFSSLGVTQIVSWKDHQYVLYVLAILLAITAILYNPSHDTLSAIGGIWTNFGFWLIYVFPLLLLIIVLVKKRLKKKEN, encoded by the coding sequence ATGAACCGAACGATGTTCAATGACATAACCCTTTTACAATACATTTTCATCATCAACGGTGTTCAAGTGGGCATCGGGGTGTTAACCCTTCCCCGCGATATTGCAGCGGTTGCTCAAACGAGCGGATGGATATCCATTTTAATTGGGTATGTCGTATCTTTAATCGGAAGCTTCATCATCATTACCGTAATGAAGCAGCATCCGAAAGATACGATTTATGATTTATTAGTCCGCACGTTTGGAAAATGGATTGGTCGGTTAATCGCTTTTGTATGGGTTGTTTATTTTTCGATAGGGTCATACATTATTTTAACGACGACGATTCGGATTTTAGTTGTGTGGGTTCTACCTGAAACGCTATACTTTTTACTCGTTTTTTTAGTGCTCTTCCCATGGGTATTTATCGCGCGAAATGGTGTACGGATCATCGGTAGATATTCTCAGCTTATCTTTTTGTTAACGCTTTGGATGCCATTAGTCTTATTAGTGCCATTAAAAGATGCCACGTGGCTCAACTTAATGCCTATTCTAGATGGGAACTGGAAAGAAGTTCTAGCGGGTGTGAAAACGACAATCTTCTCCTTTTTAGGATTTGAGGTCGCTTTCATTTTATATCCCTTTTTAAAGGATCAAAAAAAAGCATATCTCGGTATTTTTATCGCAAACACGATTACGTGTATCGTGTTTTTACAAATTACGATTACATGTTTTGTTGTTTTTAACTTAGATCACTTACAGGAATTAATTTGGCCAACGCTCAGTTTATTAAAACCGATTTCATTTGCTTTTTTGGAGCGATTGGAGATTATCTTTCTCTCGGTTTATATGTTCCAAATCTCCACGACAGGAATTCCCTTTTTGCTTTTTTCGTCTTTAGGTGTGACACAAATTGTTAGCTGGAAAGATCATCAGTACGTCTTATATGTATTGGCGATCCTACTAGCGATTACAGCCATACTTTATAATCCATCTCATGATACGTTATCAGCGATAGGCGGGATTTGGACAAACTTTGGCTTTTGGTTAATTTATGTGTTTCCATTGCTTTTACTCATTATTGTTCTCGTGAAAAAACGGTTGAAAAAGAAGGAGAATTAA